The sequence TCATGTTTACTGGGTGCAGATATAGACTTTGATTGTCTTGATAAACtttgatcaaaacaaaacaaaactatgtgAAGTGCCACAAGGAGGGCGTACCTTTTGTGGtaaaaaatacttaattacCATGTGTCCTTCATTGACCATTCTAGGTCTGTTATGTAAAATATACAGGCAGATCTGCATAGCACAAAAGAAGGGCTGAGCAGAGGCACTTaccccaatatatatatataactttctcCTGTGCATTTCCTCAGTCAATCGTTTCACCCCATCTTTACATATACTGAACATCTTGTCTTATGAAGAGTTTAAACCAATTTAATGAAATGGAAGGAACTGCAAATCGATTCTTAGAGCTGAAACGCACCTCCTGAGATAAGAGGTGAGCTCTCTTCTCCCATAATGAGCTAATTAAAATATCCTCCCTACTTCCATTGCTTTCTTAAATAAACTCTGCCTTTTCAGCAGAACCATAAGATGGCAAATCCATGACGGGGCAGCGCTGTGGGTCGTGGGAGCCAAGCGCACAGCCAGCGCTCATTATTTACCTgctatgttaaaaaaataatgtctgAAGTGTTTGAGATCCATCCTTCACACGCAGAATGGTCAGACCTTAAGCTTCTGATAGGTTCTGGGTAAGGCCAGCGTGGTCATTCACACAGTTGACTGTCCTTTTTGAGGAGACATGTCTATGAGGCGCCGTTAGTGACATTATCACTGAAAACGCTTGCGCTCTCTACACGTTCTGACAATAGATACACTAGAAAcgtgtaaacaaaacaaccgTAAAATTGTGACTTGAGATCAGTTAGTCAACATCTGTTTTCTGCTAGCTAAAATTATCTTTGTTTAAAATGAAGCTTGTACTTTTAAGTTTTGTTGTGGTACATCCCTTGTTGATGAAATATGCAAACAGTAACAAAGAGGAAATTAGGCAATACTATACTGGAGTACTCCGTTGCCTTGAACAAATAAATGACACGAGTTCAGTGAGGAAGAGATAGCTTCAGAGCATCTCAACAGAGATCTTGAAGATCATACTAGATTAATAAGTTCAGTTCTTTCCATGTACCGTTTTTTAATGAATCTGGATACACACAAGAAGTTATTATATTTTGACGTCACCAATCTGGTCTCGATTTCAGTGCAAGCGTTTTGAGTGTAGAGAGCGCAAGGTTTGACGTTTTCAGTGTAGAGAGCGCAAGTCttttcagtgataatgtccctaACGGCGCCTCATACATGTCAGTGAATACAGACGACCCCTGCATGTGTGCAGTAAGTGCCAGGGAATCTCAGTCTTTGTCCTTCGCTGACTTGCTCAGGGACACGGCTGAACTTCATACAAGCCTCCACTTCAGTCTTCGATGGAGGCCTCCCTCGCTTCTCTTGGGTCACAGCCCACATGAAAGCGGGTTGTAGGTGACAAATCATTGCTACGCAGGTTTCAGGCCTccttcctcctccctcctccctcgaCCGAGGCTTTTATTGAAAATCCCCGAGCTTTCATGAAAAAAATACACTTCTGAAGAGATGGCATGTGTAGGAGAAACCCTTTTATGTCATTCCACTCAGCTCACGGCACAAGCGCTGCTTCAAGGTCCCTCAGACTATCAGATGGTGGACGGCCTAATGCTACAATGACACCCCCGTGTCCTTGCTCAACATCTGCGCAGCTTTTATTGCACAACTCCTATCTAGATATCTGATGACTGCATTTGGACGCTTTCTGATTTGTTGCAGAATCTTCAAAGCTGCCCAATAAAGACTTAAAAGTTATTTGCATGTAACCAGTGATTCTAATGACAATTACCTTTAAAATATCTCAGTGTAGATCCTCATCACGTAATAATTTGTGAGAAACTTGAAAGGGATGGGGTTGCCTCTTCTCACATTCGACATCTCGGTTTTATGTTGGTCAACCCCTGCTTAAATCATTTTAGTCGACTGGAATCTTTGAAGCTAAAAAGAAAGCATCAATAACTAGTGTAACGAATCatacaaattaaactaaaataaatcacTGAATAATGTTTCCAAGGAAGAGTGTGGGGAGAGTTTATTACCAGGGCTGGTTTTAAACAGAGAAGGCAAAATCTGAGGGAAAATATCTGAATAATGCTATGAAGCTGTCAAAGCCAGTATCTGTCCGGAATTAGTCTGATATAGGTTGCATAAGGTGAATGTCATTGGTATTTTTCCTCTACACTCAGTGAGTATAATTTTACGAAAGAAAGAGATAGattaacacataaataaaatcttgattGCAGGACAGCCGGAGGGAAAAGCATTTTCCTGGAAGAGATAATGAGTGAGACCCTGATAAATGAAGCACTGATCTCCTCTCCCCCTCCGTAGCTGCTGATGTCACCGGCCGACCTCGCGGGAGCCTGAGCTGGCAGGAGCGATGATGGAGGGCCGTCAGGCCTTGGCGATTGAGGACAGATCGGCTAATGGCAATGAAGCTGATGGATGATGTCTTTCTACTGTGTGGTTTATATTATCTTTGCCTTTAAAGGCTCTTGTTAAAAAGAGATTTTTGTAGTTTTCTCTCCCCCGGTCTTATCCACCACTGTGCAGTACCAAACAGTTATTGAACGACTTTTaactcaaatttaacattttgtAAGTTTACGTCACCAGGCTTAGCAGTAAAATGGCATTGTTTCATTTGGCTCAAACCCGGCATTCACAAACTCAGCTTTGCTATTATTCAGATAAGAGGTTGGGGGTATAAACAGCTATAGACTGTACAGTTGATTAATTTGCACTTATATTGGACAAATGcatttgcatatttctaatataCTGAAAGCATTAATTGATAGAATGagctcaaaataatgtatatataatttatatatgtgtgtatttatttgcatttctaaACAGCACAGCTGAAATGTCATAGAAAATGATGGTATCTGATACAAACTGGTTGTCTGAGACCCAGCCCAGAGGGCAGGGCTGATTTCAAGGCCGTTTGACTCTATCTGTACTGGGACCTTCCTGACTCTGCAGATTTCCGCAGCATGGCAAGGTGTGTGCGACTCCGCTCTCTGCTCTCTGTACTCGCTCCCGGGAGGCTGTGCCATGGGAAACGGCCAGTGTCAGGATATTTCAGGAGCATCCAGACAGCGCCGGCCTCCCAACACAGATGCTTCAGCAGCAGCCCGATCGTTCATAGCAGTTCACCTGAGAACAGGTAAGTCTCTGAGTGAAAGCAGTGCCTTCCTGTAAACATATTGCGAGTTGTGTGCTGGGATAGTTACTTTAGATAGTTATTTTACTgtctatttatatttctgtgTGCATAGATctctttaatttgtcatttgagCTCCTTGTGAtgattttgtactttttctGCTTCTGCACGTAAATTGCTTATTTGTTATAGAACATTGTAACTTTCTTCTTCACAACATCACATTCACCTTATTCTCAAGCCTCATGTGAGTTTATAATTCACCATCTCAACAGCACAACTCAGGTCATTGTGTCTCTCTcagacagactcacacacagccccccgCGTTCAGCGCTTTTATTAACGTGTCTGTTGAAGTGTTGCAGTTTAAGCTCGGATTTCTGCAGTTGCTCTGAATTTTCCAATAACACGAGTCAGACCAGAGACATCCTGCATCTGGGGGGCGTCAGTCTTCAAGACGACGTGCCAGagcacacatccacacacaagGGCACAAGCCCCCTCTCTGAACATTTCTGTGTTCTGTAAAAGAAACTTTCAAAACCAGAGAAGGTTATTTGACTCAACGAGAGGGTTTGTCTGTCTTCAAAAGGAAAATAAGTACAAGGTTCTTCAAAATCTGCCACAGAACAAATGATCCAATGCAGGCAGACCTGCTTTCACTCTCCTGCGACTGATGGCCTTGAAATTTGGTCCTGCAGTTCAGATTACAAGGCTGTTCAAGACTCGGAAAGCAGCCAATCGACTGCGTTATTGATTAAATGAGACGTGAAGGATAAAGGTTATTTCTGAATGAAAGTCTCACCTGCAGTCAGTCTTTGAATGTAAAAACCTGCTTTCACAGAACTCTGCTGTAAATAAAAGTTTTGTCTCCAGCTATTTGtgttatatttataatgtaaacaTATATTAATATGGAAATAATGTGGCAAATCTGGATCAAGAGTATTGATAAATCCACAGTGCTGTTTCAGTTTGCAGGTGACACTTCACAGCGAGGGCTTTACATTTTCCATGCATTCAACAATGTGCTAAACATGTAGGTACAATAATCCCCAGGGAACTGAGAAGAGGAAGTGCAAATAATTCAGCTACAGGGAACTACTTAAACTCCAAATGACTAACAGTTGTTTTTTGAAATTGCCAGTAAAACACTAAGTTACAACATGCTTCTGACCGTGTTGTTAGCATGTTCTTTTGGTGACCATTACAGGCGTCGATGAAAACCAATCTGCCACCCTAGCGACACTCTGTTTTATCTCCACAGCAAGTCTGACGACAAGGTGGTCGTGCACTTTGTGAACCAGGAGGGACTCAAGACGACCACGGTGGTGACGGAGGGTGAGACTTTATTGGATGTCGTGGTCAACAAGAATCTGGACATCAGCGGATTTGGTGAGTCCATCTTCTTGGTTTAAATACTCCTTCGACGGTTGCAGATTTGTAAGTTTGTAGGTTGAATGTACACAACTGGAGTGATGAGATAGACAGTGGAGGGAAAGGCCGGCACTTGTGTTTGTAAATCCAAAGCGTTCAGTCTGTGCTTCGGACGCGAAACAGAGCCCCTTCCCTTGTGAGGAGAACGGTCCTGGGAATGGCTCTGCACTGTTACTCCTCTGATAGGTTTAAGGAGATAGTTCTGTGGCTGTTTATTCTTTCTATTTCATCTCACTGGATCTCACACCGCGTACAGGAGCCTGCGAGGGGACTTTGGCCTGCTCAACATGCCACCTTATCTTGGAAGAAGACATTTATGAGAAAATGCCCCCGATGGTGGA is a genomic window of Amia ocellicauda isolate fAmiCal2 chromosome 10, fAmiCal2.hap1, whole genome shotgun sequence containing:
- the fdx1b gene encoding ferredoxin 1b; protein product: MARCVRLRSLLSVLAPGRLCHGKRPVSGYFRSIQTAPASQHRCFSSSPIVHSSSPENSKSDDKVVVHFVNQEGLKTTTVVTEGETLLDVVVNKNLDISGFGACEGTLACSTCHLILEEDIYEKMPPMVDEELDMLDLAYGLTKTSRLGCQLCVQKWMDGMTVCVPQQVQDIRATVESRKNQ